A stretch of Pseudoclavibacter chungangensis DNA encodes these proteins:
- a CDS encoding ABC transporter ATP-binding protein, with amino-acid sequence MTLTSNPAPGIPTAPPTNSIGDAVRRHRLGLVASAALAIVAAACSLAPYVAVFAVVRALFVDDAPGAVVTIAAVAAAAVVLRAIASGLSTHVGHVSAYRVLLDLRFGLVRKLRRMPLARVQARSTGEIKKLLHDDVEQLEEALAHGVPDGAAAAAVPIATTALLFVVDWRLALVALASLVVLVVISAVGMTLAQRNNAALATHALVLERAVTGYLQGLEVIRSYVRPDSGYDQARGAVLRGAELQQRATRGPLRWLASFLTVGTGLALAALLPVAGLGLEAGTFDLATVLLFLLVGIAYLTPIIGLVGTLATIMSRIQFAAGGVRALFAEDELPESESPGIPTTFDVRLDGVTFAYGPERPALHDVTLHVPEGSSLALVGETGSGKSTVARLISRFADADEGTVRIGGVDVRDIPATELSRIVAFVQQNEYVFAASLMANIRIARPGASDEEVVRAGETAQLGDVAAALADGWATELPEGGGRLSGGQRQRIAIARAVLKDARVIVLDEATAALDQETERRTLDALDRLTEGRTVITIAHRLATIAGSDRIARLDGGRVTAQDHHERLLETHEPYRALWHAYERADGWRIGADDPEDAAPGDAGVAREEGDDAEVRGEDGPAVPVAASGTAPARRVGDPSTDAGEVTDIVRPGLGRMGFLAQWRAMYGRSLRPLVRGIGRILLEGAFRSVPVVTILVIVLAATGAVPGLALDAGLVWLLTAVLAASIVARLFAAAWANALVWRLAADSKAGLQLSVLDRLRRVPLGFVDRVDRSRIGTVVTNDAVMVDFQNLPQQLLGALVQPTLSAVALFVVDWRLALATLVGVPLFWLITAWGDRIFHRAFADHHLARGEATTVMVEQARGAAVLRGAPGSWIAERYVPVLERLARTSTDMSVRATPATALGSIVIEIGQVVLILVGAAAFAAGLVPASVLMLFLVLSLTVYQPIQELMLLTGYRRNQQQIAAKIAEVWDEPVLTEPASPAEPDGAEVEFRDVGFRYRDEDAPALDGVSFRAERGRVTALVGASGSGKSTIARLVNRMWDPAAGSVRIGGRDLRELGSDRTMRLVATVFQDVHLFDDTVRANVTLGRPEASEEDVWRALRAAQCDDVVDSLPDGLDTVLADGGADLSGGQRQRLSIARALLKDSPVLVLDEAVASVDPATEARIQSALAVLMRGRTTIVIAHRLSTVRGADTIVVVEGGRVAGIGTAAELHDSSPAYRALADAARSEA; translated from the coding sequence GTGACCCTTACCTCGAATCCTGCGCCTGGGATCCCGACGGCGCCACCGACGAACTCGATCGGCGACGCCGTGCGCCGCCATCGCCTCGGCCTCGTGGCCTCCGCGGCGCTCGCGATCGTCGCGGCGGCCTGTTCGCTCGCCCCCTACGTCGCCGTCTTCGCCGTCGTGCGCGCGCTGTTCGTGGACGACGCACCCGGTGCCGTGGTAACGATCGCCGCCGTGGCGGCAGCGGCCGTCGTGCTGCGAGCGATCGCGAGCGGGCTGTCGACGCACGTCGGACACGTCTCGGCCTACCGCGTGCTGCTCGACCTGCGCTTCGGGCTCGTGCGCAAGCTCCGCCGCATGCCGCTCGCGCGCGTCCAGGCCCGTTCGACCGGTGAGATCAAGAAGTTGCTCCACGACGACGTCGAACAACTCGAGGAGGCGCTCGCGCACGGCGTCCCCGACGGCGCCGCGGCCGCGGCCGTCCCCATCGCGACCACGGCGCTCCTGTTCGTCGTCGACTGGCGGCTCGCACTCGTCGCACTCGCCTCGCTCGTCGTGCTCGTCGTCATCTCGGCGGTCGGCATGACGCTCGCGCAGCGGAACAACGCAGCCCTCGCGACCCACGCACTCGTCCTCGAGCGGGCCGTCACGGGCTACCTCCAGGGGCTCGAGGTGATCCGCAGCTACGTGCGTCCGGACAGCGGCTACGACCAGGCCCGTGGTGCCGTCCTGCGCGGTGCCGAACTGCAGCAGCGCGCGACGCGCGGCCCCCTGCGATGGCTCGCGTCGTTCCTCACCGTCGGCACGGGGCTCGCGCTCGCGGCGCTGCTCCCCGTCGCGGGGCTCGGCCTCGAGGCGGGCACGTTCGACCTCGCGACCGTGCTCCTGTTCCTCCTCGTCGGCATCGCCTACCTGACGCCGATCATCGGCCTCGTGGGGACGCTCGCGACGATCATGAGCCGCATCCAGTTCGCGGCGGGCGGTGTGCGGGCCCTGTTCGCGGAGGACGAGCTGCCGGAATCGGAGTCACCGGGCATCCCCACGACCTTCGACGTCCGACTCGACGGCGTGACGTTCGCCTACGGCCCCGAGCGACCCGCGCTGCACGACGTGACGCTCCACGTCCCCGAGGGGTCGAGCCTCGCGCTCGTCGGCGAGACGGGCAGCGGCAAGTCGACCGTCGCCCGGCTCATCAGTCGCTTCGCGGACGCCGACGAGGGCACCGTTCGCATCGGCGGCGTCGACGTCCGCGACATCCCCGCGACCGAACTGTCGCGCATCGTCGCCTTCGTCCAGCAGAACGAGTACGTGTTCGCCGCGAGCCTCATGGCGAACATCCGGATCGCCCGTCCCGGCGCGAGCGACGAGGAGGTCGTGCGTGCGGGCGAGACGGCCCAGCTCGGGGACGTCGCCGCGGCGCTCGCCGATGGGTGGGCGACGGAACTCCCCGAGGGCGGTGGGCGACTGTCGGGCGGGCAGCGTCAGCGCATCGCGATCGCGCGCGCCGTGCTCAAGGACGCTCGCGTGATCGTGCTCGACGAGGCGACCGCCGCGCTCGACCAGGAGACCGAGCGGCGGACACTCGACGCGCTCGATCGACTCACCGAGGGCCGCACCGTCATCACGATCGCGCACCGGCTCGCGACCATCGCCGGCAGCGACCGCATCGCACGCCTCGACGGCGGCCGGGTCACGGCGCAGGACCACCACGAGCGACTGCTCGAGACGCACGAGCCGTACCGCGCGCTGTGGCACGCGTACGAGCGCGCCGACGGCTGGCGCATCGGGGCGGACGATCCCGAGGACGCGGCGCCCGGCGACGCCGGCGTGGCCCGGGAGGAGGGCGACGACGCGGAGGTCCGGGGCGAGGACGGCCCCGCCGTGCCCGTCGCGGCCTCGGGCACGGCACCCGCACGGCGCGTGGGCGACCCGTCGACGGACGCCGGCGAGGTCACGGACATCGTCCGTCCGGGGCTCGGGCGGATGGGCTTCCTCGCCCAGTGGCGGGCGATGTACGGGCGCAGCCTGCGGCCGCTCGTGCGCGGCATCGGGCGCATCCTGCTCGAGGGGGCGTTCCGCAGCGTCCCCGTCGTCACGATCCTCGTGATCGTGCTCGCCGCGACGGGCGCGGTCCCCGGGCTCGCGCTCGACGCGGGCCTCGTGTGGCTGTTGACCGCCGTGCTCGCCGCCTCGATCGTCGCGAGGCTCTTCGCCGCCGCGTGGGCGAACGCCCTCGTGTGGCGGCTCGCCGCCGACTCGAAGGCCGGGCTGCAGTTGTCGGTGCTCGATCGCCTGCGTCGCGTCCCGCTCGGTTTCGTGGATCGCGTCGACCGGTCGCGCATCGGGACGGTCGTCACGAACGACGCCGTCATGGTCGACTTCCAGAATCTGCCGCAGCAGCTCCTCGGGGCGCTCGTGCAGCCGACCCTCTCGGCCGTCGCACTGTTCGTCGTCGACTGGCGCCTCGCGCTCGCGACCCTCGTGGGCGTGCCCCTCTTCTGGCTCATCACGGCGTGGGGCGACCGCATCTTCCATCGCGCGTTCGCCGATCACCACCTCGCCCGCGGTGAGGCGACGACGGTCATGGTCGAGCAGGCGCGCGGCGCGGCCGTCCTGCGCGGCGCCCCAGGCTCGTGGATCGCCGAGCGCTACGTTCCCGTGCTCGAGCGGCTCGCGCGGACGAGCACCGACATGTCGGTGCGCGCGACGCCCGCCACGGCGCTCGGATCGATCGTCATCGAGATCGGGCAGGTCGTGCTCATCCTCGTGGGGGCGGCCGCGTTCGCGGCAGGTCTCGTGCCGGCGAGCGTGCTCATGCTGTTCCTCGTGCTCTCGCTCACCGTGTACCAGCCGATCCAAGAGCTCATGCTGCTCACCGGCTATCGCCGGAACCAGCAGCAGATCGCGGCGAAGATCGCCGAGGTGTGGGACGAGCCCGTGCTCACGGAGCCCGCCTCGCCCGCCGAGCCGGACGGTGCCGAGGTCGAGTTCCGCGACGTCGGCTTCCGGTATCGGGACGAGGACGCGCCCGCGCTCGACGGCGTCTCCTTCCGTGCGGAGCGTGGCCGCGTGACGGCGCTCGTCGGTGCGTCCGGCTCGGGCAAGTCGACGATCGCGCGGCTCGTGAACCGCATGTGGGATCCCGCGGCGGGCAGCGTCCGCATCGGCGGACGCGATCTGCGCGAGCTCGGCTCCGATCGCACGATGCGGCTCGTCGCGACCGTGTTTCAGGACGTGCACCTGTTCGACGACACGGTGCGGGCGAACGTCACGCTCGGGCGACCCGAGGCGAGCGAGGAGGACGTGTGGCGCGCGTTGCGCGCCGCGCAGTGCGACGACGTCGTCGATTCGCTGCCCGACGGGCTCGACACGGTGCTCGCCGACGGCGGTGCCGACCTGTCGGGCGGGCAGCGGCAGCGCCTCTCGATCGCTCGGGCGCTGCTCAAGGACTCACCCGTCCTCGTGCTCGACGAGGCGGTCGCATCGGTCGATCCGGCCACCGAGGCGCGGATCCAGTCGGCCCTCGCCGTGCTCATGCGGGGACGGACGACGATCGTCATCGCCCACCGGCTCTCGACCGTGCGCGGCGCCGACACGATCGTCGTCGTCGAGGGGGGACGCGTCGCGGGGATCGGGACGGCCGCGGAGCTGCACGACTCCTCGCCCGCGTACCGGGCGCTCGCGGACGCGGCTCGCAGCGAGGCCTGA